A window of Mytilus edulis chromosome 10, xbMytEdul2.2, whole genome shotgun sequence contains these coding sequences:
- the LOC139490696 gene encoding uncharacterized protein yields MYTPFSTELGKRAMSTPLQRICNVWMLVYVNLKLFFKRVFNFRKTSKSNNQKIRPGYVASTNSLLRPDEFEGRLKLSSFIFIPKCQIEVHCNKGSTICISRLISLVFNPTCIRKQSNPGNDVHLLGTNSNKTRYSNQVMQRDFPSLFQREYINERHCGNITTDKSDVDASSFTRPLHGHAFRLQRRQFCPRSHRPFQSVPDDFFHEKRNIFQTFQTDNNSHYHFNHEQIVDILKERQFEHPEMKYTYRRRNTFISCIDWYYLQFNTYWSVDAFINAGFYLKDNHGNLDCFSCGLQIRHDIDDNPYRFHQNYSPHCLALARVDKEVVMK; encoded by the exons ATGTATACGCCATTTTCAACAGAATTAG gtAAAAGAGCAATGTCTACACCACTTCAAAGAATCTGTAATGTGTGGATGTTAGtgtatgtaaatttaaaattatttttcaaaagggTTTTTAACTTTCGGAAGACATcaaaatcaaacaatcaaaagATCAGACCGGGATATGTTGCATCAACTAACAGCTTGCTACGACCAGACGAATTCGAAGGTAGACTTAAGCTATCTTCTTTCATTTTCATACCAAAGTGTCAAATTGAAGTACACTGTAATAAAGGCTCAACCATATGCATTTCCAGGCTTATATCTTTAGTGTTTAACCCAACATGTATACGAAAGCAGTCAAATCCAGGTAATGATGTTCATTTATTGGGAACTAATTCAAACAAAACACGGTATTCCAATCAGGTTATGCAAAGAGACTTTCCGTCGCTATTTCAAAGGGAGTACATAAATGAGAGACATTGTGGGAATATAACCACCGACAAATCCGATGTTGATGCCTCTTCTTTTACAAGACCTTTACATGGGCATGCGTTTAGGCTACAAAGGCGACAGTTTTGTCCAAGATCGCATAGACCTTTTCAGTCTGTTCCGGACGATTTCTTTCATGAGAAAAGGAACATTTTCCAAACGTTCCAAACTGATAACAATAGTCACTACCATTTTAATCATGAACAAATAGTTGATATATTAAAGGAAAGACAGTTTGAACATCCTGAAATGAAATATACATATCGCCGAAGGAACACATTTATTAGTTGCATTGATTGGTATTATCTACAATTCAACACATATTGGTCTGTAGATGCATTTATTAACGCTGGATTCTATTTGAAAG ACAACCATGGAAATCTGGACTGTTTTAGTTGTGGATTGCAGATAAGACATGACATTGACGATAATCCGTACAGATTTCACCAAAACTATTCTCCACATTGTTTAGCACTGGCGAGAGTTGACAAAGAGGTTGTCATGAAATAA
- the LOC139490695 gene encoding toll-like receptor 4 → MAVIFLRRLVIFAGYCTMFCQGSYDKCDFFPSCKCQKDNITHLFNVNCFSTGITKIPRFPNVIQSLTLQGNLISEIENGTFKNNSFLRNLDLSENKICVLRMRSFEGLNELHSLDISSNNLSSGNTSYQNGCFSPLRKLEHLNLKKNKPTEDQIDFSSLLSLKSLRIDIIADKEDVFVFRKEYSALKHLTILDVSGSTGKCSIHNLITETFESLIQIEKLDLSSCNIETIQRGTFIKMKNITDLDISDNFCLQFKGFGNVTRDLQFSAIKVLKLNKIHLAYHLNTILPTDVLKPLINTTLKELYCDANRIQIIETGALTYLPNTLQHISLKKNELSFGPFMKDVFNLSIKSADLSLMYSFNNPGESFFHCPSQQATQERSSYTDDEKYHLTSSNLARYNHLSFQPTWFIPVPLKPKYTWVIPVPENVTTIVYKECGMRYEIIHLNVTNNIIEYLDVSRNAFFSWIGPISNLNHLKHLNLSHNLCSFVSPRFFSVDSANLKTLHVQNNMLGAVLSDDIDGQILGTLHNLEEINLSQNRIPTLPLNFFKAQSKMKYLNLKNNLLETIAFRISHMTNLKMLDISNNKLLHIDSYARNQLNYLKSHSDFLINLENNPLQCTCDYIKFVKWMVSTERHLENVHLYECETSRGKKQILVSVMDVYLGLEKACYSYDLLAVGISGAILIFISILCGGLVYRYRWKIRYFYHMVKIRHYKRRPNMWDDDREDYMYDVFVAYADDDRIFVHTTLLQELEKEAGIELCLHCRNFLPGNDIATNIISAIHNSRKTVIIMSHNFLNSYWGMYKFNMAKMESIYERRHENILYLVFYEQMRSRDLPIQILELVQSQSYIEYPNDEYGNEVFWNQLITALRS, encoded by the coding sequence ATGGCGGTTATCTTTTTGAGAAGACTCGTCATTTTTGCTGGATATTGCACCATGTTTTGCCAAGGGAGTTATGACAAATGTGACTTTTTTCCATCATGCAAATGTCAAAAAGacaatataacacatttattcaaCGTCAATTGTTTCTCTACAGGCATTACGAAAATACCACGTTTCCCAAATGTAATTCAGAGCCTAACTCTTCAGGGAAATTTAATTTCCGAAATAGAAAATGGCACATTTAAAAACAATAGTTTTTTGAGAAATTTAGATTTATCTGAAAATAAGATTTGTGTATTAAGGATGCGGTCATTTGAGGGTTTAAACGAATTGCACTCATTGGATATTTCTAGCAACAATTTGTCCAGCGGTAACACATCTTACCAAAATGGATGTTTTTCTCCTCTGAGAAAATTAGAACATctgaatttgaagaaaaacaaaccCACCGAAGATCAGATTGATTTTTCGTCTCTTTTGTCATTAAAATCTCTTCGAATAGATATCATTGCAGATAAAGaggatgtttttgtttttcgGAAAGAGTATTCTGCTTTGAAACATCTCACTATACTAGACGTATCCGGATCAACAGGAAAATGCAGTATCCACAACTTGATAACAGAAACATTCGAATCtcttattcaaatagaaaaacttGATTTGAGTAGCTGCAAcattgaaacaattcaaaggggaacatttatcaaaatgaaGAATATCACAGATCTAGACATATCAGACAATTTTTGCTTGCAGTTTAAGGGATTTGGTAATGTTACACGTGATCTTCAGTTCTCTGctataaaagttttaaagttaaacaagATTCATCTTGCATATCATCTTAATACAATTTTACCAACCGATGTTCTGAAGCCGTTGATAAACACAACATTAAAGGAACTTTACTGTGACGCTAACCGAATACAAATAATAGAAACAGGTGCTTTAACGTATTTACCGAATACCTTACAgcatatttctttgaaaaagaaTGAGCTCTCGTTTGGACCATTTATGAAAGACGTTTTTAATCTTTCGATTAAATCTGCTGATTTGTCATTGATGTACTCGTTTAATAATCCAGGTGAATCTTTTTTTCATTGTCCGTCACAACAAGCAACACAGGAAAGAAGTAGCTATACTGATGATGAAAAATACCATTTAACATCATCAAATCTTGCACGATATAATCATTTATCATTTCAACCAACATGGTTTATTCCTGTTCCATTAAAACCCAAGTATACATGGGTTATCCCGGTTCCTGAAAACGTGACAACTATTGTTTATAAAGAATGTGGAATGAGGTatgaaataattcatttaaatgtTACAAACAATATTATTGAATATTTAGACGTTAGTAGAAATGCCTTTTTTTCATGGATAGGACCTATAAGTAATTTAAATCATTTGAAACatttaaatctttcacataacCTCTGTTCTTTTGTGTCACCACGTTTCTTTAGTGTCGATTCGGCGAACTTGAAGACACTTCATGTGCAAAACAATATGTTGGGCGCAGTTTTATCAGATGATATTGATGGACAAATTCTTGGTACGTTGCATAACCTTGAAGAAATAAACTTATCTCAAAATAGAATTCCGACCTTACCATTGAATTTTTTCAAGGCACAGtccaaaatgaaatatttgaatttaaaaaacaatttattggaGACGATTGCATTTCGCATAAGTCACATGACAAATCTGAAAATGTTGGACATAAGCAATAACAAACTGTTGCATATCGATTCATATGCTAGAAACCAATTAAATTATCTGAAAAGTCACTCTGATTTTTTAATTAATCTCGAAAATAATCCACTACAGTGCACGTGTGATTATATAAAATTTGTGAAATGGATGGTTTCCACAGAGAGGCATTTAGAAAACGTACACCTCTACGAATGTGAAACTTCTAGAGGAAAGAAACAGATTTTAGTCAGTGTAATGGACGTGTATTTGGGACTTGAAAAAGCTTGCTACTCTTATGATTTATTGGCAGTTGGCATTTCTGGCGCTATATTGATATTCATCAGCATTTTATGTGGTGGATTGGTTTATAGATACAGGTGGAAGATTAGATATTTCTATCACATGGTGAAAATCAGGCATTACAAACGAAGACCAAACATGTGGGACGACGATCGTGAAGATTACATGTATGACGTATTTGTAGCATATGCAGATGATGACAGAATTTTCGTCCATACTACATTGTTACAAGAACTGGAGAAAGAAGCTGGAATTGAACTGTGCCTTCATTGTCGCAATTTCTTGCCTGGAAATGACATTGCAACAAACATTATATCGGCAATTCACAACAGTCGTAAAACGGTAATCATTATGTCCCATAACTTCCTGAACTCTTATTGGGGTATGTACAAATTCAATATGGCAAAAATGGAAAGCATATACGAGCGAAGACATGAGAATATACTTTATCTAGTGTTTTATGAACAAATGCGTTCACGTGACTTGCCTATACAGATCCTAGAACTAGTTCAATCACAGTCGTACATAGAATATCCAAACGACGAGTACGGAAATGAGGTTTTCTGGAACCAACTCATAACCGCATTGAGGTCATAA